The genomic stretch AGGCGGCGTGCAAGACCGGTCAAATCAAAGAAGTGGAACGCATATGTCGGGAGAGTAACTGTTACAATCCGGAACGcgtcaaaaatttcttgaagGAAGCGAAGTTATCTGATCAATTGCCGTTGATAATCGTATGCGATCGATTTGATTTTGTTCACGATCTTGTTCTCTATCTTTATCGCAATaacttgcaaaaatatatcgagatatatGTCCAGAAAGTCAATCCATCGCGTTTACCCGTGGTCGTGGGCGGTCTATTGGACGTTGATTGCTCGgaagatattattaagaacTTGATACTAGTGGTACGCGGACAATTTTCCACCGATGAATTGGTCGAGGAGGTCGAGAAAAGAAATCGGCTGAAGCTCTTGCTGCCGTGGTTGGAATCTCGCGTTCATGAGGGCTGCGTAGAGCCTGCTACGCACAATGCACTGGCCAAGATTTACATCGACAGTAACAATAATCCTGAGAGATTTCTCAAAGAGAATCAATTCTACGACAGCAGAGTCGTCGGCAAGTATTGCGAGAAACGCGATCCTCATTTGGCTTGCATCGCATACGAGCGCGGTCAATGTGATCGCGAACTGATAAGCGTGTGTAACGAGAATAGTCTGTTCAAGAGCGAAGCGAGATACCTAGTGAGACGCAGAGATCCTGATCTCTGGGCGGAAGTGCTTTTAGAGAGCAATCCGTACAAGCGACCGTTGATCGATCAAGTTGTTCAGACGGCGTTGTCCGAGACACAAGATCCTGAAGATATATCGGTTACCGTCAAAGCTTTCATGACGGCTGATCTGCCTAATGAACTGATCGAACTTCTTGAAAAGATTGTGTTGGACAGCAGTGTTTTTAGCGATCATCGTAATTTGCAGAATCTTTTAATACTGACGGCCATCAAGGCCGATCGTACACGAGTTATGGagtatattaatcgtttagaTAATTATGATGCTCCGGATATTGCCAATATTGCCATTAATAATGAGCTTTACGAAGAAGCATTCGCTATCTTCAAAAAGTTTGATGTCAACACGTCGGCTATCCAGGTTCTAATTGAGCAGGTTGGCAACTTGGACAGAGCTTATGAATTTGCAGAAaggtatacaatatatgtgtgtatgcatgtCTATATATCCTATATgtttatacaatacatataaacagACTGTTTTATGCGTTACAGATGCAACGAGTCGCCAGTATGGTCACAACTCGCAAGGGCTCAATTACAGAAAGGTTTGGTCAAGGAAGCGATCGACAGCTTTATTAAAGCAGACGATCCGTCAGCATATGTAGACGTAGTCGAAACGGCGCATCGGACTTCGCATTGGGAAGACTTGGTCCGCTATCTCCAAATGGCTCGTAAAAAGGCACGAGAGTCCTTCATTGAGAGCGAATTGATATATGCGTACGCGCGAACCAATAGACTTGCGGATCTCGAGGAATTTATATCTGGCCCCAATCACGCCGATATACAGAAGGTAGAAAGAATTATTCGTATTCGCGAGAGCCATTTGAGATTTCCGTTAactctatttttcttcttttttatagatCGGCGATAGATGTTTTGATGATAAGATGTATGATGCCGCAAAACTCCTCTACAACAACGTATCAAACTTTGCCAGACTGGCAATAACGCTTGTTCATCTGAAGGAATTTCAAGGCGCTGTCGATAGCGCGCGCAAAGCCAACTCGACGCGCACTTGGAAAGAAGTTTGTTTTGCTTGCGTGGATAGTGGTGAATTTCGTTTAGCCCAAATGTGCGGCCTACACATAGTCGTACACGCGGATGAGCTGGAAGATCTGATCAATTACTATCAAGATCGCGGACATTTTGAGGAACTCATTAACCTTCTCGAGGCTGCCTTAGGACTCGAACGAGCTCATATGGGAATGTTTACCGAATTAGCTATTCtctatagtaaatataaaccTCAACGAATGAGGGAACACTTGGAGCTTTTCTGGTCGCGTGTCAATATACCGAAAGTAGGTTTTGTTTCAAATTGATTGCTTAATTACTTAAGGAATTTGCTAATTACTTAAgggaaaatgatttatttactttaggTGTTACGTGCGGCGGAACAAGCACATCTGTGGGCCGAACTGGTATTTTTGTATGATAAGTATGAGGAATACGACAACGCAGTTCTCGCGATGATGCAACATCCTACGGAAGCTTGGCGAGAGGGTCATTTCAAAGACGTAATTACTAAAGTCGCAAACGTCGAACTCTACTATAAGGCTATACAGTTCTATGTGGAATATAAACCCCTTCTTCTAAACGATATTCTGCTTGTGCTTGCTCCGCGTATGGATCATACTAGATCAGTGGCGTACTTTACGAGAACCGGTCATTTGCAATTAGTGAAACCGTACTTGAGATCAGTTCAGGCTCTTAACAACAAAGCTATCAATGAAGCGTTAAATGGCTTGTTGATTGACGAAGAGGATTACCAGGGTCTCCGAACGTCGATCGATGCAttcgataattttgataatatcgcTTTAGCGCAGCAGCTTGAGAAACatgaattaattgaatttagaaGAATCGCCGCATACTTGTACAAGGGAAATAATAGATGGAAGCAGTCTGTAGAACTTTGCAAGAAGGATCGACTCTTTAGGTAACGTTGCACGGTTATTATCCGTTGgaagatatttgtatataaatatatgatctcTTTCAATcgctaatttaataataggGATGCTATGGAATACGCGGCGGAATCTCGGAATGCAGAAGTCGCTGAGGAATTGCTCGAATGGTTCTTAGAGAGAGGTTCCAAGGATTGCTTTGCAGCATGCCTATTTCATTGCTATGATCTACTTCATCCAGATGTTATCTTGGAACTCGCATGGAGACATCGTATTTTACATTTCGCGATGCCGTATCTTATACAAGTTGCACGAGAATATATCACCaaggtaaattaaaatattatccagctatacatttaattatttatatcatgcaCTTTgacattattcatataatatattggatGTAGGTCGATAAATTAGAAGAGGCTGAAAGTCGACGCATCGAAGAAACTGATCATCAGGAACATAAGCCTATGATTATGcgtaagtaattttaaaattatcttataaatattgcgcTTACTGTTTTCtacattaacaatatttttctctgttgCATGTGATTATCGTGGCCACAGCGGAACCTCAGCTAATGTTGACCGCAGGGCCTGGAATGATGGCACCCGGCTATGCACCTCAAAACGTTTACGGTGCACCTGCACAAGTGTACGCGTCCCCCGCAGCCTATCAAGGTTACGGTATGTGAAATACATTTAACAGGACAGATCAACAAAGTCTACTTTTCTATAAAGTTTAGGTAGAATGAGATATATTGTTTGGTTagcttattaatatatcgtatCAATAAAGCGCGAATacgaattataatatcattagaAACACAAAGAAATTGCCACGTTTAGAGATCATGAATacaaataatgtaacaaataataacgaaaaatattagagagaggaggaggctATCACACGCTATCTAAATgtgaattattgttatttgtgAAAGAGACGTCAAGGagtaaaactattatatttcatgGTTTAAATTGTTGTTATTTAAACCAGAGAGATCTTGTgtgaaaacaatattattaaaaaaaaaaaaaataactttttttttttcaatgtgatgcttttaatttaattgttgcaTAGTCGGAGTATAAAAAggtatacattatatgtatgtacattgtGTGTAAGCaggatataattttacagttCTCTTTGCTCGCACACATATACGTGCGTCTATGTGCCTTTCTTTtggctattaataaaaagcaatCTTTTTTCGGCGATATCGAATTCtagataaaacaaaatcaactatagatttttaaattacaatttccaTAACTACAAATTACACACtgctttttattcaataaatttttttttttatttgtttcaaatagCCTCATCTATGTCAAGAAGTTTTTCAACTTCAAAAgttactctctttttttctttttttaccttgCAAATCTATGAAAGCTCATTctaagaaatatacattttagaaACATTGTAGCGTGTggtaaattatgataaaaaagaagagttCTCGCAAAACTGAAATGTAACAAGAGTATCTTTTAGATAGGATAGATCATGTATATCAATATTGTAATGAGACGAGATCCCTcaaaaaatggagaaaatcTGTAGACATTTCAGAATATGTTGGCGTCTATAGTACATAAACATCGTTCTAGATCTACTTGTGTGTATATTTGCTTGAACAGAGATACATGTTCGCAGTTagtttaatttgcataaacgaacgatacaaaaacaaatgattatagatattgaaattaatggtAAGATCTTATTATCTTACTaatgtattgaaatatataaaatagtttgaaTTTTCGCTCGATCTTTGTATGTATCATGCTTTCGACCTTTTGTTATTCACTGCAAGTGAAGACAGTTATGATTTAGAGTTGGAgctatataaagatatttaagtaCTGGAACAAAGTATAATACACCCACGAGATCGTCTCTATTACATCGTGTTAGTAGTATTTTCTACTCGTTTTGACTTCATGTAGTATGTGTGCATAGTatcttatttgaaattattaatcgttaatCATTATATAGCTTGTTACAAACTATGCCTAAATTGTGCAagtattaagataaattagatCGCAATACTTCTAGAAAATGACAAAGCCATGTTGTATCTCTGTtatacattcatattttttttaaatatttatgttgcgTGTATAAAGTGCTACATTGATGCATCAAGATCAATACATGAGATATGGcagaaaacgaagaaaaatagaacATTAACTTTGTAATATGTCTTACCTTTAACATTCCTAAAGTTGCCCCTGCTGCGTAATTTTGTATCATCTAGTAATATCACGTTTATGTTACATCTTAAGATATAAtggtttatataatatataatctttttattttaaagtacgAAGcgaaagttaattatatttcgacgAAATAGTCGAGTTATTACTATGtccaagtaaaaatttatatgtaatagtaAAAGAGCAGATATATGACGTTTTTTCTTCATCACACTTTATTCATCTCTATTGTTTAAAACTTTCGTTTTGCTACTCCACAGTTGATCGCGCAGTGATCCAGCtgtgtatatatcataaaaatgttatgtcaAATAAaggtcaaaaaatatatgacccGGTATTATTTCACTCTGATTTAAATTTAGCCAATGAAATTGTAGATCAATTAGCAAATATGGTTATTCtactaattgaaaataattatcactgTATCAGTGTCATGTTTGACCACTGTGATTCTACTGGAATATGGGTAAAAAAAGACACttccaaaatataaatacattattgttTAGTAGCATATCTTTTCATATAGATACGTGCaaagtacacacacacacatacataaatgcaaacattatatataaataaaatattatattatataaatagtgtAACATGTAAGtagta from Cataglyphis hispanica isolate Lineage 1 chromosome 3, ULB_Chis1_1.0, whole genome shotgun sequence encodes the following:
- the LOC126848441 gene encoding clathrin heavy chain gives rise to the protein MTQLLPIRFQEHLQLTAVGINASNVSFNTLTMESDKFICVREKVGDTAQVVIIDMNDSANPIRRPISADSAIMNPASKVIALKAMKTLQIFNIEMKSKMKAHTMTEDVVFWKWISLNTLALVTETAVYHWSMEGDSTPNKMFERHSSLNGCQIINYRTDPKQTWLLLIGISAQHNRVVGAMQLYSVERKCSQPIEGHAAAFAQFKMEGNAEPSNLFCFAVRTVQGAKLHIIEVGQPPAGNHPFPKKAVDVFFPPEAGNDFPVAMQVSSKYDVIYLITKYGYIHMYDIESATCIFMNRISGETIFVTAPHEASGGIIGVNRKGQVLSVSVDEENIIPYINGVLQNSELALRMAVRNNLSGAEDLFVRKFNMLFQNGQYAEAAKVAANAPKGILRTPATIQRFQQVPTTQGQTSPLLQYFGILLDQGQLNKYESLELCRPVLVQNRKQLLEKWLKEDKLECSEELGDLVKQADPTLALSVYLRANVPNKVIQCFAETGQFQKIVLYAKKVSYTPDYIFLLRNVMRINPDQGVAFAQMLVQDDEPLADINQIVDIFMEQNMVQQCTAFLLDALKNNRPSEGALQTRLLEMNLMSAPQVADAILGNQMFTHYDRAHVAQLCEKAGLLQRALEHYTDLYDIKRAVVHTHLLSPDWLVGFFGTLSVEDSLECLKAMMTANIRQNLQICIQIATKYHEQLTTKALIDLFESFKSYEGLFYFLGSIVNFSQDQEVHFKYIQAACKTGQIKEVERICRESNCYNPERVKNFLKEAKLSDQLPLIIVCDRFDFVHDLVLYLYRNNLQKYIEIYVQKVNPSRLPVVVGGLLDVDCSEDIIKNLILVVRGQFSTDELVEEVEKRNRLKLLLPWLESRVHEGCVEPATHNALAKIYIDSNNNPERFLKENQFYDSRVVGKYCEKRDPHLACIAYERGQCDRELISVCNENSLFKSEARYLVRRRDPDLWAEVLLESNPYKRPLIDQVVQTALSETQDPEDISVTVKAFMTADLPNELIELLEKIVLDSSVFSDHRNLQNLLILTAIKADRTRVMEYINRLDNYDAPDIANIAINNELYEEAFAIFKKFDVNTSAIQVLIEQVGNLDRAYEFAERCNESPVWSQLARAQLQKGLVKEAIDSFIKADDPSAYVDVVETAHRTSHWEDLVRYLQMARKKARESFIESELIYAYARTNRLADLEEFISGPNHADIQKIGDRCFDDKMYDAAKLLYNNVSNFARLAITLVHLKEFQGAVDSARKANSTRTWKEVCFACVDSGEFRLAQMCGLHIVVHADELEDLINYYQDRGHFEELINLLEAALGLERAHMGMFTELAILYSKYKPQRMREHLELFWSRVNIPKVLRAAEQAHLWAELVFLYDKYEEYDNAVLAMMQHPTEAWREGHFKDVITKVANVELYYKAIQFYVEYKPLLLNDILLVLAPRMDHTRSVAYFTRTGHLQLVKPYLRSVQALNNKAINEALNGLLIDEEDYQGLRTSIDAFDNFDNIALAQQLEKHELIEFRRIAAYLYKGNNRWKQSVELCKKDRLFRDAMEYAAESRNAEVAEELLEWFLERGSKDCFAACLFHCYDLLHPDVILELAWRHRILHFAMPYLIQVAREYITKVDKLEEAESRRIEETDHQEHKPMIMPEPQLMLTAGPGMMAPGYAPQNVYGAPAQVYASPAAYQGYGM